From a region of the Paraburkholderia hospita genome:
- the adk gene encoding adenylate kinase codes for MRLILLGAPGAGKGTQANFIKEKFGIPQISTGDMLRAAVKAGTPLGIEAKRYMDAGELVTDELIINLVKERLQDCDCENGYLFDGFPRTIPQAEAMKNAGVAIDYVLEIDVPFDEIITRMSGRRMHPASGRTYHVKFNPPKVEGVDDVTGEPLIQRDDDKEETVKKRLDVYVAQTKPLIEYYNSWAQKGDPSTPLTAPQYRRISGLGSVDEIRARVFEALK; via the coding sequence ATGCGTTTGATCCTGTTGGGCGCACCTGGCGCGGGCAAGGGCACCCAGGCGAACTTCATCAAGGAAAAGTTCGGCATTCCGCAAATCTCGACGGGCGATATGCTGCGCGCCGCCGTCAAGGCAGGCACACCGCTCGGCATCGAAGCGAAGCGCTACATGGATGCGGGCGAACTCGTCACGGATGAACTCATCATCAATCTCGTGAAGGAACGTCTGCAAGACTGCGACTGCGAAAACGGTTACCTGTTCGACGGCTTCCCGCGCACCATTCCGCAAGCGGAAGCGATGAAGAACGCGGGCGTGGCCATCGACTACGTGCTGGAGATCGACGTGCCGTTCGACGAGATCATCACGCGTATGAGCGGCCGCCGCATGCACCCCGCGTCGGGCCGTACGTATCACGTGAAGTTCAATCCGCCGAAGGTCGAAGGCGTCGACGACGTGACGGGCGAGCCGCTGATCCAGCGCGACGACGACAAGGAAGAGACGGTGAAGAAGCGCCTCGACGTGTACGTCGCGCAGACCAAGCCGCTGATCGAGTACTACAACAGCTGGGCGCAGAAAGGCGATCCGTCGACACCGCTGACAGCGCCGCAATATCGCCGTATCTCGGGGCTTGGCAGCGTCGACGAAATCCGTGCTCGCGTGTTCGAAGCGCTGAAGTAA
- the lpxK gene encoding tetraacyldisaccharide 4'-kinase, protein MSELASRLEARIAREWQQRGPLAWAMTPLACVFGAVALARRAAFRLGWLKSVRVRVPVVVVGNVTVGGTGKTPTVIALVQALRSAGFTPGVVSRGYGVKITLPTLVTPTSKASQAGDEPLLIARRTGAPVFVCPDRVAAAEALCKAHRNVDVIVSDDGLQHYRLERDAEIVVFDHRLGGNGFLLPAGPLREPLSRERDATLINNPYDRALPPWPNTFSLELAPGDAWHLDNPRLRRPLAQFAGERVLAAAGIGAPERFFATLRAAGLSPQTRALPDHYAFSTNPFADTDADAILITEKDAVKLGSWHDARLWVVPVEATLDHRLIALVVEKVRGRSPA, encoded by the coding sequence ATGAGCGAACTCGCTTCCCGCCTCGAAGCGCGCATCGCGCGCGAGTGGCAGCAGCGCGGCCCGCTCGCGTGGGCGATGACGCCGCTCGCCTGCGTGTTCGGCGCGGTCGCGCTCGCGCGCCGCGCGGCGTTCAGGCTCGGGTGGCTGAAGTCGGTGCGCGTTCGCGTGCCCGTCGTGGTGGTCGGCAACGTGACGGTGGGTGGCACGGGCAAGACGCCGACGGTAATCGCGCTCGTGCAGGCGCTGCGCAGCGCGGGCTTCACGCCGGGCGTCGTGTCGCGCGGCTACGGCGTGAAGATCACGCTACCGACGCTCGTCACGCCGACTTCGAAGGCGTCACAAGCGGGCGACGAGCCGCTCCTGATCGCGCGCCGCACGGGTGCGCCCGTGTTCGTCTGCCCGGATCGCGTCGCCGCCGCCGAGGCGCTGTGCAAGGCGCACCGAAATGTCGACGTGATCGTCAGCGACGACGGCTTGCAGCACTACCGGCTGGAGCGCGACGCGGAGATCGTCGTGTTCGATCACCGGCTGGGCGGCAATGGCTTCCTGCTGCCCGCCGGCCCGTTGCGCGAGCCGCTGTCGCGCGAGCGCGACGCGACGCTGATCAACAATCCGTACGACCGCGCGCTGCCGCCCTGGCCGAACACGTTCTCGCTGGAACTCGCGCCCGGCGACGCATGGCATCTCGACAATCCGCGCCTGCGCCGCCCGCTTGCGCAGTTCGCCGGCGAGCGGGTGCTCGCGGCGGCGGGCATCGGCGCGCCCGAGCGTTTCTTCGCGACGCTGCGCGCAGCGGGCCTCTCGCCGCAGACGCGCGCACTACCCGATCATTACGCCTTCAGCACGAATCCGTTCGCCGACACGGACGCCGACGCGATCCTGATCACTGAAAAGGATGCGGTAAAATTGGGGTCCTGGCATGATGCGCGGCTCTGGGTCGTCCCCGTCGAAGCCACGCTCGATCATCGCCTCATTGCACTCGTTGTGGAGAAAGTCCGTGGACGCTCGCCTGCTTGA
- the murB gene encoding UDP-N-acetylmuramate dehydrogenase translates to MSQSEPLSFIADFPLKPHNTFGFDVRARLACHIESEAQLLAAVRDPRAAGLRRLVLGGGSNVVLTGDFDGLVLLIGLRGRKVIREDDDAWYVEAAAGENWHEFVSWTLAEGMPGLENLALIPGTVGAAPIQNIGAYGLEMCERFVSLRAIELATGETIELDAGACRFGYRDSFFKQEGRERFVIVSVTFRLPKAWVPRAGYADIARELAAVGLGDSTPSPQAIFDAVVAVRRVKLPDPLALGNAGSFFKNPVVEAAQFDALRAKEPEVVSYRQADGRVKLAAGWLIDRCGWKGRSMGAAGVHERQALVLVNHGGASGAEVLALAKAIQQDVAQRFGVELEAEPVCL, encoded by the coding sequence ATGTCCCAGTCCGAACCCCTTTCGTTCATCGCCGACTTCCCGCTGAAGCCGCACAACACGTTCGGTTTCGACGTGCGCGCGCGGCTTGCATGCCATATCGAAAGCGAGGCGCAACTGCTTGCCGCCGTGCGCGATCCGCGCGCTGCGGGCTTGCGGCGGCTCGTGCTGGGCGGCGGCAGCAACGTCGTGTTGACGGGCGATTTCGACGGACTCGTGCTTCTGATCGGCCTGCGCGGCCGCAAGGTGATCCGCGAAGACGACGACGCATGGTACGTGGAAGCGGCCGCGGGCGAGAACTGGCACGAGTTCGTGTCGTGGACTCTCGCAGAGGGCATGCCCGGCCTCGAAAATCTCGCGCTGATCCCGGGCACGGTAGGCGCTGCGCCGATCCAGAACATCGGCGCGTACGGGCTGGAGATGTGCGAGCGCTTCGTGTCGCTGCGCGCAATCGAGCTGGCGACGGGCGAAACCATCGAACTCGACGCGGGCGCTTGCCGCTTCGGCTATCGCGACAGCTTCTTCAAGCAGGAAGGGCGCGAACGCTTCGTGATCGTGTCGGTGACGTTCAGGCTGCCGAAGGCGTGGGTACCGCGCGCGGGTTACGCGGACATCGCGCGTGAACTTGCCGCCGTCGGCCTCGGCGATTCGACGCCGTCGCCTCAGGCGATCTTCGATGCCGTCGTCGCGGTGCGGCGCGTGAAGCTGCCCGATCCGCTCGCGCTCGGCAACGCGGGGAGCTTCTTCAAGAACCCCGTCGTCGAGGCGGCGCAGTTCGACGCGTTGCGCGCGAAAGAGCCGGAGGTCGTTTCGTATCGTCAGGCGGATGGGCGCGTGAAGCTCGCGGCTGGCTGGCTGATCGACCGGTGCGGCTGGAAAGGCCGCTCGATGGGCGCGGCGGGCGTGCATGAGCGGCAGGCGCTCGTGCTCGTGAATCACGGCGGCGCGAGCGGGGCAGAGGTGCTGGCGCTCGCGAAGGCCATTCAGCAGGATGTCGCGCAGCGGTTCGGCGTCGAGCTGGAGGCGGAGCCGGTTTGTCTGTGA
- a CDS encoding DUF3579 domain-containing protein: protein MADTPPTEYFIQGITSNGRKFRPSDWSERLAGVMSCYGPGARGPNARLQYSHYVRPTLIGDVKVVIVDSRLRDIEPMAFDFVMNFAKDNDLLVTEACELPPEHEARKSS, encoded by the coding sequence ATGGCCGACACACCCCCAACCGAATATTTCATTCAAGGCATCACGTCGAATGGGCGAAAGTTTCGTCCAAGCGACTGGTCGGAGCGGCTGGCAGGCGTGATGTCGTGTTACGGTCCGGGCGCGAGAGGGCCGAATGCCCGCCTTCAGTATTCTCATTACGTTCGCCCTACGCTGATCGGCGACGTGAAGGTCGTGATTGTGGATTCGCGGTTGCGGGACATCGAGCCGATGGCGTTCGACTTCGTGATGAACTTCGCGAAAGACAACGATCTGCTCGTGACCGAGGCTTGCGAGCTTCCGCCGGAGCATGAAGCGCGCAAATCTTCGTAG
- the argF gene encoding ornithine carbamoyltransferase, with amino-acid sequence MTAKKIRHYLQFNDFSLDDYEYVLERARILKRKFKNYETYHPLHDRTLAMIFEKNSTRTRLSFEAGIFQLGGHAVFMSTRDTQLGRGEPIEDAAQVISRMVDIIMIRTFGQDIIQRFAENSRVPVINGLTNEFHPCQVLADIFTFYEHRGPIRDKTVAWVGDANNMLYTWIEAAQILGFKLRLSTPPGYKLDRALVAAESAPFYEEFDDPNEACKGADLVTTDVWTSMGFEAENEARKKAFADWCVDADMMSRANKDALFMHCLPAHRGEEVSAEVIDGPQSVVWDEAENRLHVQKALMEFLLLGKLNH; translated from the coding sequence ATGACCGCCAAGAAAATCCGCCACTATCTGCAGTTCAACGATTTCTCGCTGGATGACTACGAGTACGTGCTCGAACGCGCGCGCATCCTGAAGCGCAAGTTCAAGAACTACGAGACGTATCATCCGCTGCACGACCGCACGCTCGCGATGATCTTCGAGAAGAACTCGACGCGCACGCGCCTGTCGTTCGAAGCGGGCATCTTCCAGCTGGGCGGTCACGCCGTCTTCATGAGCACGCGCGACACGCAGCTCGGCCGCGGCGAGCCGATCGAAGACGCAGCGCAGGTCATCTCGCGGATGGTCGACATCATCATGATCCGCACGTTCGGCCAGGACATCATTCAGCGCTTTGCGGAAAATTCGCGCGTGCCCGTCATCAACGGTCTGACGAACGAATTTCATCCGTGCCAGGTGCTGGCCGACATCTTCACGTTCTACGAACATCGCGGGCCGATTCGCGACAAGACGGTCGCGTGGGTCGGCGACGCGAACAACATGCTGTACACATGGATCGAAGCCGCGCAGATTCTCGGCTTCAAGCTGCGCCTCTCCACGCCGCCGGGCTACAAGCTCGACCGCGCACTGGTCGCGGCCGAAAGCGCGCCGTTCTACGAAGAATTCGACGATCCGAACGAAGCCTGCAAGGGCGCCGACCTCGTCACCACCGACGTCTGGACCAGCATGGGCTTCGAAGCGGAAAACGAGGCACGCAAGAAGGCGTTCGCGGACTGGTGCGTCGATGCCGACATGATGTCGCGCGCGAACAAGGACGCCCTCTTCATGCACTGTTTGCCCGCGCATCGCGGCGAAGAAGTGAGCGCGGAGGTGATCGACGGGCCGCAGAGCGTCGTGTGGGACGAAGCGGAAAACCGTCTGCACGTGCAAAAGGCGCTGATGGAATTCCTGCTGCTCGGCAAGCTGAATCACTAA
- a CDS encoding 3-hydroxyacyl-CoA dehydrogenase, with translation MDIKDNVFLVTGGASGLGAATARLFAQNGGKVVLADLNHETGTALAQELGGVFVKCDVSREDDAVLAVEAATKLGALRGLVNCAGVAPAMKTVGKDGPHPLHSFARTVSINLVGTFNMIRLAAAEMAKLEPNALGERGVIVNTASVAAFDGQIGQAAYAASKAGVAGMTLPIARDLSRSAIRVMTIAPGIFETPMLLGMPQEVQDALGAMVPFPPRLGKPNEYAMLVKQIFDNPMLNGEVIRLDGAIRMQPK, from the coding sequence ATGGACATCAAGGACAACGTGTTTCTGGTCACGGGCGGCGCGTCCGGTCTGGGCGCCGCGACGGCGCGTCTGTTCGCGCAGAACGGCGGCAAGGTCGTGCTCGCGGATCTGAACCATGAAACGGGCACGGCGCTCGCGCAGGAACTGGGCGGCGTGTTCGTCAAGTGCGACGTGAGCCGCGAAGACGATGCCGTGCTCGCCGTCGAAGCCGCGACAAAGCTCGGCGCGCTGCGTGGGCTCGTCAATTGCGCGGGTGTCGCGCCGGCGATGAAGACGGTCGGCAAGGACGGCCCGCATCCGCTGCACTCGTTCGCGCGCACGGTGTCGATCAACCTCGTCGGCACATTCAACATGATTCGCCTCGCGGCCGCGGAGATGGCGAAGCTCGAACCGAATGCGCTCGGCGAGCGCGGCGTGATCGTCAATACGGCGTCCGTCGCGGCATTCGACGGACAGATCGGCCAGGCCGCGTATGCGGCGTCGAAGGCGGGCGTCGCGGGCATGACGCTGCCGATCGCGCGCGACCTGTCGCGCAGCGCGATCCGCGTGATGACGATTGCGCCGGGCATCTTCGAAACGCCGATGCTGCTCGGCATGCCGCAGGAAGTGCAGGACGCGCTCGGCGCGATGGTGCCGTTCCCGCCGCGCCTCGGCAAACCGAACGAGTACGCGATGCTCGTCAAGCAGATCTTCGATAACCCGATGCTCAACGGCGAAGTGATCCGTCTGGACGGCGCGATCCGCATGCAGCCGAAGTAA
- a CDS encoding Trm112 family protein, with protein MDARLLEILVCPICKGPLSYDRAAQELICNADKLAYPIRDGIPVMLVDEARQTVEGTPVDLNPGSVA; from the coding sequence GTGGACGCTCGCCTGCTTGAAATTCTCGTTTGCCCGATCTGCAAGGGCCCGCTCAGCTACGACCGCGCCGCGCAGGAGCTGATCTGCAACGCAGACAAGCTCGCCTATCCGATCCGCGACGGCATTCCCGTGATGCTCGTCGACGAAGCGCGGCAAACGGTCGAAGGCACGCCCGTCGATCTCAACCCCGGCTCCGTCGCCTGA
- the rpsT gene encoding 30S ribosomal protein S20, which translates to MANTAQARKRARQAAKANSHNSALRSKYRTAVKAVRKAIEAGDAAQAAEIFKASAKTLDIIADKKIVHKNKAARHKSRLAAAVKGLQAPAAQ; encoded by the coding sequence ATGGCTAACACCGCACAAGCACGCAAGCGCGCCCGACAAGCCGCCAAGGCAAACTCGCACAACTCGGCGCTGCGCTCGAAGTACCGCACGGCTGTCAAGGCTGTCCGCAAGGCAATCGAAGCCGGCGACGCAGCGCAAGCCGCTGAAATCTTCAAGGCATCGGCAAAGACGCTGGACATCATTGCCGACAAGAAAATTGTTCACAAGAACAAGGCAGCTCGCCATAAGAGCCGCCTCGCTGCAGCCGTCAAGGGTCTGCAAGCGCCCGCAGCGCAGTAA
- the kdsB gene encoding 3-deoxy-manno-octulosonate cytidylyltransferase has translation MNDTLHTPPFIAVVPARLASTRLPNKPLADIGGKPMVVRVAERALESGAQQVLVATDAQSVFDVARAHGIDAMMTRADHPSGTDRLAEVASHYGWSDDTIVVNVQGDEPLIDPALVRGVASHLASTDGCAIATAAHPIHEPAEIFNPNVVKVVLDARGVALYFSRAPIPWARDAYQPHWPNVAQMPAPPAPAAVYRHIGLYAYRAKFLRTYPNLSISPIEQAEALEQLRAMWHGERIAVLVTHDAPLPGVDTPDDLARVQAFFGSSA, from the coding sequence ATGAACGACACCCTGCACACTCCGCCCTTCATCGCCGTCGTTCCGGCGCGCCTCGCCTCGACCCGCCTGCCGAACAAGCCGCTGGCCGATATCGGCGGCAAGCCGATGGTCGTGCGCGTCGCGGAACGCGCGCTCGAGTCGGGCGCGCAGCAGGTGCTGGTCGCGACCGACGCGCAGTCCGTCTTCGACGTCGCGCGCGCGCATGGTATCGACGCGATGATGACGCGCGCCGATCATCCGTCGGGCACGGACCGTCTCGCGGAAGTGGCCTCGCACTACGGCTGGAGCGACGACACGATCGTCGTCAACGTGCAGGGCGACGAGCCGCTGATCGATCCGGCACTGGTGCGCGGCGTAGCGTCGCACCTCGCATCGACGGATGGCTGCGCGATCGCGACGGCCGCGCATCCGATCCACGAGCCCGCGGAGATATTCAATCCGAACGTCGTCAAGGTCGTGCTCGATGCGCGCGGCGTCGCGCTGTACTTCTCGCGCGCACCGATTCCATGGGCTCGCGACGCCTACCAGCCGCACTGGCCGAATGTCGCGCAGATGCCCGCTCCGCCTGCACCCGCTGCCGTGTATCGGCACATCGGGCTGTATGCGTATCGCGCGAAGTTCCTCCGTACTTACCCGAACCTGTCTATCTCTCCGATCGAGCAGGCCGAAGCACTCGAACAGCTGCGTGCGATGTGGCACGGCGAGCGCATCGCGGTACTCGTCACGCATGACGCGCCGCTGCCGGGCGTCGACACGCCTGATGATCTGGCCCGTGTACAGGCGTTTTTCGGGTCGTCGGCGTAA
- a CDS encoding SirB1 family protein: protein MTRVLDYFSALVAEDDGLPLTEAALSLAQDAYPDLDLQAVLAEIDELTLRVKRRIPDDADIQQRVGILNRYFFRELGFAANVNDYYDPDNSHLNMVLKRRRGIPISLAVLYLEMASQVDIPVRGVSFPGHFLLRITLPEGDAMIDPTTGHPLSEAEMVEMLEPYVAKAGESVSRALRMLLQPATRREIIARMLRNLKATYLQTERWQRLLAVQQRLVILLPESIEEVRDRGFAYARLDYLRPALEDLERYLGDRPDADDAIVVESQLHELRQRTQHDDHD, encoded by the coding sequence ATGACCCGGGTTCTCGACTATTTCAGCGCGCTTGTTGCCGAGGACGATGGCCTTCCACTGACGGAAGCGGCGCTCTCGCTCGCGCAAGACGCCTATCCCGACCTCGATCTGCAAGCGGTGCTCGCGGAGATCGACGAGCTCACATTGCGCGTCAAACGCCGCATTCCCGACGACGCCGACATCCAGCAACGCGTCGGCATTCTGAACCGCTACTTCTTCCGCGAGCTGGGTTTCGCAGCGAACGTCAACGACTACTACGACCCGGACAACAGCCATCTGAACATGGTGCTCAAGCGCCGGCGCGGCATTCCGATCTCGCTGGCGGTGCTGTATCTGGAGATGGCGTCGCAGGTGGATATTCCCGTGCGCGGCGTATCGTTCCCGGGGCACTTCCTGCTGCGCATCACGCTGCCCGAAGGCGACGCGATGATCGATCCGACCACGGGTCATCCGCTGTCGGAAGCGGAGATGGTCGAGATGCTCGAGCCTTATGTGGCGAAGGCGGGGGAATCGGTGAGCCGCGCTCTGCGCATGCTGCTGCAACCGGCGACGCGCCGCGAGATCATCGCGCGCATGCTGCGCAACCTGAAGGCGACGTATCTGCAAACCGAGCGCTGGCAGCGGCTGCTTGCCGTGCAGCAGCGTCTCGTGATCCTGCTGCCGGAGAGCATCGAGGAAGTGCGCGATCGCGGCTTCGCGTATGCGCGGCTCGATTACCTGCGGCCTGCGCTCGAAGATCTCGAACGCTATCTCGGCGACCGCCCGGATGCGGACGACGCGATCGTCGTCGAATCGCAATTGCACGAGTTGCGGCAGCGCACGCAACATGACGATCACGACTGA
- the tnpC gene encoding IS66 family transposase: protein MTKMPDIKDLTPEQKDALIVDLVRRLNELEAKLEKDSHNSSKPPSSDGPRRKPKSLRGTSGARPGAQPGHKGKTLKRVAQPDHIEIHPVTRVCDACRRRIAAASVTVLPEGRQVIDLPPTRFEVTEHRVQIAQCRCGKHHSGAFPKGVSQAVQYGPQIRAAAVYLTQYQQLPVARTAQALKDLFGLHVGTGTVQHSIDQAAQILAPAVEQIEQALRGQPVVHFDESCMRVGRESHWLHVASTHALSWYGAHRKRGSEALDSFGILPGFTGIAVHDGWRPYAGYECEHALCNAHHLRELVFVQESTQQPWAQQMIDLLCQAKREVDLSRASGNTALSQARQRYYARRSRVLIAQARKLNPQQAREPGRQERRGRIRQSFTCNLLTRLHKYADEVWRFITDHRVPFDNNQAERDIRMPKLKQKISGCFRSESGMEAFCTIRSYLATLRKQNRSLIDALALGFAGFVVSPLVTAE from the coding sequence ATGACGAAGATGCCCGACATCAAGGACCTGACACCGGAGCAGAAGGACGCACTCATCGTTGATCTGGTGAGGCGTCTGAACGAGCTTGAGGCAAAGCTTGAGAAGGACAGTCATAACTCCAGCAAGCCGCCGTCAAGCGATGGTCCAAGACGCAAGCCGAAGTCATTGCGCGGCACGAGCGGCGCCAGGCCTGGCGCGCAACCGGGGCACAAGGGCAAGACGCTCAAACGCGTCGCGCAACCCGATCACATCGAGATTCACCCGGTGACGCGGGTGTGCGATGCATGTAGGAGGCGGATCGCGGCAGCCAGCGTCACCGTGTTGCCCGAAGGCCGTCAGGTGATCGATCTGCCGCCCACGCGCTTTGAGGTGACCGAGCATCGCGTGCAGATCGCGCAGTGCCGCTGCGGCAAACATCACTCGGGCGCATTTCCCAAGGGCGTGAGCCAGGCGGTTCAGTACGGCCCCCAGATTCGCGCCGCGGCCGTCTATCTGACGCAATACCAGCAGTTGCCGGTTGCGCGTACCGCCCAGGCGTTAAAAGACCTGTTTGGTCTGCATGTGGGTACGGGAACCGTCCAGCACAGCATTGATCAGGCCGCGCAGATACTGGCGCCGGCGGTCGAACAGATCGAGCAGGCGCTACGCGGGCAACCCGTAGTGCATTTCGATGAGAGCTGTATGCGCGTGGGGCGCGAGTCCCACTGGCTGCATGTCGCCTCGACGCACGCGTTGAGCTGGTATGGCGCGCACCGCAAGCGCGGCAGCGAGGCGCTGGACAGCTTCGGCATTCTTCCCGGCTTTACGGGAATCGCGGTCCATGACGGCTGGCGGCCATATGCCGGCTATGAGTGTGAGCACGCGCTGTGCAATGCTCATCATCTGCGCGAACTGGTGTTCGTCCAGGAGTCCACGCAGCAACCTTGGGCCCAGCAGATGATTGATCTGCTTTGCCAGGCAAAGCGCGAGGTCGACCTCAGTCGGGCGTCAGGAAACACCGCGCTGAGCCAGGCGCGCCAACGCTATTACGCACGGCGCAGCCGCGTCCTGATCGCACAGGCGCGCAAGCTCAATCCGCAGCAGGCACGTGAGCCCGGGCGCCAGGAACGCCGCGGCAGGATCAGGCAAAGCTTTACCTGCAACCTGCTCACACGGCTTCACAAATATGCCGATGAGGTGTGGCGTTTCATTACCGATCACCGCGTACCGTTCGACAACAACCAGGCCGAACGCGATATCCGCATGCCCAAACTCAAACAGAAGATCTCCGGGTGCTTCCGCTCGGAATCGGGCATGGAGGCGTTCTGCACAATCCGCTCCTACCTTGCCACCTTACGCAAGCAGAACCGTTCGCTGATCGATGCGCTGGCATTGGGCTTTGCCGGATTCGTCGTTTCGCCTCTGGTTACCGCTGAATAG
- the murJ gene encoding murein biosynthesis integral membrane protein MurJ yields MNLFRALLTVSGFTLLSRVTGLARETLIARAFGASQYTDAFYVAFRIPNLLRRISAEGAFSQAFVPILAEFKNQQGHDATKALVDATSTVLAWALAVLSLLGVAGATWVVLVVASGLRSDGQAFTLAVSMTRIMFPYIVFISLTSLASGVLNTYKNFSLPAFAPVLLNVAFIIAAVFVAPLMKVPVYALAWAVIAGGIAQFIVQLPGLKKIDMIPRIGLNPLKALAHRGVKRVLAKMLPAMFAVSVAQISLIINTNIASHIGPGAVSWINYADRLMEFPTALLGVALGTILLPSLSKAHVDADAHEYSSLLDWGLRVTFLLAAPSAVALFFFAEPLTATLFHYGKFDGNAVVMVGRALAAYGIGLIGIILIKILAPGFYAKQDIKTPVKIGVGVLIVTQLSNYVFVPIFSHAGLTLSIGLGACVNALCLFIGLRRRGIYMPSRGWSVFFVQLVGACLVLAGVMHWFAISFDWIGMHAEPLRRMVLLAACLVLFAALYFGMLWAMGFKYAYFRRRAK; encoded by the coding sequence ATGAATCTATTCCGTGCCCTGCTGACGGTCAGCGGTTTCACGTTGCTTTCGCGCGTGACCGGACTGGCCCGCGAGACCCTGATCGCCCGCGCATTCGGGGCGAGCCAATACACCGACGCGTTCTACGTCGCGTTCCGCATTCCGAACCTGCTGCGCCGCATTTCCGCGGAGGGCGCGTTTTCGCAGGCCTTCGTGCCGATCCTCGCCGAGTTCAAGAACCAGCAAGGCCACGACGCGACGAAGGCGCTGGTCGACGCGACCTCGACCGTGCTCGCCTGGGCGCTCGCCGTGCTGTCGCTGCTCGGCGTGGCAGGCGCGACCTGGGTCGTGCTGGTGGTCGCATCCGGCCTGCGCAGCGACGGCCAGGCCTTCACGCTCGCCGTGTCGATGACACGGATCATGTTCCCTTACATCGTGTTCATCTCGCTGACGTCGCTGGCGTCGGGCGTGCTGAATACATACAAGAACTTTTCTTTGCCCGCGTTCGCGCCCGTGCTGCTGAACGTCGCGTTCATCATCGCGGCCGTGTTCGTCGCGCCGCTAATGAAAGTGCCTGTGTACGCGCTCGCGTGGGCGGTGATCGCGGGCGGCATCGCGCAGTTCATCGTGCAGTTGCCGGGGCTCAAGAAGATCGACATGATCCCGCGCATCGGGCTCAATCCGCTCAAGGCGCTTGCGCATCGCGGCGTCAAACGCGTGCTCGCGAAAATGCTGCCGGCGATGTTCGCAGTCTCCGTCGCGCAGATCAGCTTGATCATCAACACGAACATCGCGTCGCACATCGGGCCGGGCGCCGTGTCGTGGATCAACTACGCCGACCGTCTGATGGAATTCCCGACGGCGCTACTCGGCGTCGCGCTCGGCACGATCCTGCTGCCGAGCCTGTCGAAAGCGCACGTCGACGCCGACGCGCACGAATACTCGTCGCTGCTCGACTGGGGCTTGCGCGTGACGTTCCTGCTCGCCGCGCCGAGCGCCGTCGCGCTGTTCTTCTTCGCCGAGCCGCTCACGGCGACGCTGTTCCACTACGGCAAGTTCGACGGTAATGCCGTCGTGATGGTGGGGCGCGCGCTGGCCGCGTACGGCATCGGGCTGATCGGCATCATCCTGATCAAGATTCTCGCGCCTGGCTTCTACGCGAAGCAGGACATCAAGACGCCCGTGAAAATCGGCGTCGGCGTGCTGATCGTCACGCAGTTGAGCAACTACGTGTTCGTGCCGATCTTCTCGCACGCAGGGCTGACGCTGTCGATCGGGCTTGGCGCCTGTGTCAACGCGCTGTGTCTGTTCATCGGTTTGCGGCGGCGCGGCATCTATATGCCGTCACGGGGCTGGTCGGTGTTTTTCGTGCAACTGGTCGGCGCGTGCCTCGTGCTCGCGGGCGTGATGCACTGGTTCGCCATCAGCTTCGACTGGATCGGCATGCACGCCGAGCCGTTGCGGCGCATGGTGTTGCTTGCAGCGTGCCTCGTGCTGTTCGCGGCGTTATATTTCGGTATGCTTTGGGCGATGGGCTTCAAATACGCGTATTTCAGAAGGCGAGCGAAGTGA